The Streptomyces sp. NBC_01197 genome window below encodes:
- a CDS encoding DUF397 domain-containing protein: MAESTTTPQRTLAGWDKPELDLTDADWQSGSQGRGDVQIAFVEGFIAMRNSGRPGSPSLIFDPGEWRAFVMGAREGDFDLT, encoded by the coding sequence GTGGCCGAGAGCACCACCACCCCTCAGCGGACCCTTGCGGGCTGGGACAAGCCGGAGCTCGATCTCACCGACGCGGACTGGCAGTCGGGGAGCCAGGGCCGGGGCGACGTGCAGATCGCCTTCGTGGAGGGCTTCATCGCGATGCGCAACAGCGGCAGGCCGGGCAGCCCGTCACTGATCTTCGATCCGGGCGAGTGGCGTGCCTTCGTCATGGGCGCCCGGGAGGGCGACTTCGACCTGACGTGA
- a CDS encoding aminoglycoside phosphotransferase family protein gives MYTASASVSAPSRPHRSLPAGGGPYLDPSHAAAALGTGRIRRAAGPGTQPLSGRLDLSGPQGAQLRMAIASVQRICPEFNPVQILRRSSRSVLLVGTTGRATAVAKCLIDQSPAWAESFRHEIATYRTFVRHRPPVRVPRLIAADPENCTLVIERMAGRAAALQRHPVEAPPRADLRAVLGAVARVNAWRPPGGLFGQPLDYASRIARYHELGLFTDRDLGDLQKLLHGLAHSGGRQGMGQFCHGDALLSNILLSPAGPVLVDWEHAGWYLPGYDLATLWSVLGEAPVARRQISQLAQAAGPAARDAFLVNLMLVLTREIRTYETAVQRTIREAAPAGAGHQPQAGVLSHGEEQRLLLRRLHDDCALARRAVRAAVGTR, from the coding sequence ATGTACACAGCATCGGCCTCCGTGTCCGCCCCATCCCGGCCGCACCGTTCCCTCCCTGCCGGTGGCGGACCGTACCTGGACCCCTCCCACGCCGCTGCGGCGCTGGGCACCGGGCGGATCCGGCGGGCGGCGGGACCGGGCACCCAACCGCTCAGCGGGAGGCTCGACTTGTCCGGCCCCCAGGGCGCGCAGCTGCGGATGGCGATCGCTTCGGTACAACGCATCTGCCCCGAGTTCAACCCCGTACAGATACTGCGCCGGAGCAGTCGCTCGGTCCTGCTCGTCGGAACGACCGGACGGGCGACGGCGGTTGCCAAGTGTCTGATCGACCAGTCCCCCGCCTGGGCGGAGAGTTTCCGCCACGAAATAGCTACATACCGCACGTTCGTCCGGCACCGCCCACCGGTCCGGGTGCCGCGGCTCATCGCCGCGGATCCCGAGAACTGCACACTGGTGATCGAGCGGATGGCCGGGCGGGCGGCGGCACTTCAGCGCCACCCCGTGGAAGCCCCGCCGCGTGCGGATCTGCGGGCCGTCCTGGGCGCGGTCGCCCGGGTGAACGCCTGGCGGCCGCCGGGCGGGCTGTTCGGCCAGCCCCTCGACTACGCGTCCCGGATCGCCAGGTACCACGAGCTCGGCCTCTTCACCGACCGGGACCTAGGCGATCTCCAGAAGCTGCTGCACGGCCTCGCGCACTCCGGCGGCCGGCAGGGCATGGGCCAGTTCTGCCACGGTGACGCGCTGCTCTCCAACATCCTGCTGTCACCGGCGGGCCCGGTGCTGGTCGACTGGGAGCATGCGGGCTGGTATCTGCCGGGGTACGACCTGGCGACGCTGTGGTCCGTACTGGGCGAGGCGCCGGTGGCGCGGCGCCAGATCAGCCAGCTGGCACAGGCCGCGGGCCCCGCGGCCAGGGACGCCTTCCTGGTGAACCTGATGCTGGTGCTGACCCGCGAGATCCGTACGTACGAGACGGCCGTCCAGCGCACCATCCGCGAGGCCGCGCCGGCCGGTGCGGGCCATCAGCCGCAGGCCGGTGTGCTCTCGCACGGCGAGGAGCAGCGGCTGCTGCTCAGGCGGCTGCACGACGACTGCGCCCTGGCCCGCCGTGCTGTCCGCGCGGCGGTCGGTACCCGCTGA
- a CDS encoding crotonase/enoyl-CoA hydratase family protein yields the protein MGGTEHLTVRREGATLVLTLNRPEAKNALSLPMLVGLYDGWLAADEDDEVRSVVLTGAGGAFCAGMDLKALAGAGMEGEQYRDRLKADPDLHWKAMLRHHRPRKPVIAAVEGYCVAGGTEILQGTDIRVGAESATFGLFEVKRGLFPIGGSTVRLQRQIPRTHALEMLLTGRPYTAAEAAAVGLIGHVVPDGTALEKALEIAGQINACGPLAVEAVKASVYETAELTETEGLKSELDRGWPVFDTADAKEGSRAFAEKRPPVFRRA from the coding sequence ATGGGTGGTACGGAACACCTCACCGTGCGGCGCGAAGGCGCCACGCTGGTGCTCACTCTGAACAGGCCGGAGGCGAAGAACGCACTCTCGCTGCCGATGCTGGTGGGGCTCTACGACGGCTGGCTGGCGGCGGACGAGGACGACGAGGTCCGCTCGGTGGTGCTCACCGGAGCAGGCGGCGCCTTCTGCGCGGGCATGGACCTCAAGGCCCTGGCCGGCGCGGGAATGGAGGGCGAGCAGTACCGCGACCGGCTCAAGGCCGACCCCGATCTGCACTGGAAGGCGATGCTGCGCCACCACCGCCCCCGTAAACCGGTGATCGCCGCGGTCGAGGGGTACTGCGTCGCCGGAGGCACCGAGATCCTCCAGGGCACCGACATCCGGGTCGGCGCCGAGAGCGCCACCTTCGGCCTCTTCGAGGTAAAACGCGGTCTGTTCCCGATCGGCGGCTCCACGGTGCGCCTGCAACGCCAGATTCCCCGCACCCACGCACTGGAGATGCTGCTCACCGGTCGCCCGTACACCGCGGCCGAGGCGGCGGCCGTCGGCCTCATCGGTCATGTGGTGCCCGACGGGACCGCGCTGGAGAAGGCCCTGGAGATCGCCGGGCAGATCAACGCCTGCGGGCCGCTCGCCGTGGAAGCCGTCAAGGCCTCGGTCTACGAGACGGCCGAACTGACCGAGACCGAAGGGCTGAAGTCCGAACTGGACCGCGGCTGGCCCGTATTCGACACCGCGGACGCCAAGGAGGGCTCACGCGCCTTCGCCGAGAAGCGGCCGCCCGTCTTCCGCAGGGCCTGA
- a CDS encoding thiolase domain-containing protein, whose product MSNQPANNRGATGKEPVAVVGIGQTHHVAARHDVSIAGLVREAAQRALSDAELTWADIDAVVIGKAPDFFEGLMMPELYLADALGAVGKPMMRVHTAGSVGGSTTLVASNLVASRVHRTVLTLAFEKQSESNAMWGLSLPVPFQQPLLAGAGGFFAPHVRAYMRRAGAPDTVGSLVAYKDRRNALKNPYAHLHEKDITLEKVQASPMLWDPVRYSETCPSSDGACAMVLTDRAGAARSPRPPAWMHGGAMRSEPTLFAGKDFVSPQAGKDCAADVYRQAGITDPRREIDAVEMYVPFSWYEPMWLENLGFAAEGEGWKLTESGATELDGDLPVNPSGGVLSTNPIGASGMIRFAEAALQVRGAAGEHQVDGARKALGHAYGGGSQFFSMWLVGAEPPTG is encoded by the coding sequence GTGAGTAACCAGCCAGCGAACAACCGAGGTGCGACCGGCAAGGAGCCCGTGGCCGTCGTCGGTATCGGCCAGACCCACCACGTCGCCGCCCGGCACGACGTGTCCATCGCCGGACTCGTCCGCGAGGCGGCCCAACGCGCCCTGAGCGACGCCGAGCTGACCTGGGCGGACATCGACGCAGTCGTCATCGGCAAGGCCCCGGACTTCTTCGAGGGCCTGATGATGCCGGAGCTCTACCTGGCCGACGCGCTGGGGGCCGTCGGCAAACCCATGATGCGTGTGCACACGGCGGGCTCGGTGGGCGGATCGACCACGCTCGTCGCCTCCAACCTGGTCGCGTCCCGGGTGCACAGGACAGTGCTCACCCTCGCCTTCGAGAAGCAGTCCGAGTCCAACGCGATGTGGGGCCTCTCCCTCCCCGTCCCGTTCCAGCAGCCGCTGCTCGCCGGAGCCGGCGGATTCTTCGCCCCGCATGTGCGGGCCTATATGCGCAGGGCCGGGGCGCCCGACACGGTCGGCTCGCTCGTCGCGTACAAGGACCGACGCAACGCGCTGAAGAACCCCTACGCGCATCTGCACGAGAAGGACATCACCCTGGAGAAGGTCCAGGCGTCCCCCATGCTGTGGGACCCCGTCCGCTACTCCGAGACCTGCCCGTCGTCGGACGGAGCGTGTGCGATGGTCCTCACCGACCGTGCGGGGGCGGCCCGTTCGCCCCGGCCGCCCGCCTGGATGCACGGCGGCGCGATGCGCAGCGAACCGACCCTCTTCGCGGGCAAGGACTTCGTCTCCCCGCAGGCGGGCAAGGACTGCGCCGCCGATGTCTACCGGCAGGCCGGGATCACCGACCCGCGCCGGGAGATCGACGCCGTCGAGATGTACGTCCCGTTCTCCTGGTACGAGCCGATGTGGCTGGAGAACCTGGGCTTCGCGGCCGAGGGCGAGGGCTGGAAACTCACCGAGTCCGGCGCAACCGAGCTGGACGGCGATCTTCCGGTGAACCCCTCGGGCGGCGTGCTCTCCACCAACCCCATCGGCGCCTCCGGCATGATCCGGTTCGCCGAGGCCGCCCTCCAGGTGCGCGGCGCGGCCGGGGAGCACCAGGTGGACGGCGCACGCAAGGCGCTCGGGCACGCCTACGGCGGCGGCTCGCAGTTCTTCTCCATGTGGCTGGTGGGCGCCGAACCGCCCACCGGCTGA
- a CDS encoding N-acetylmuramoyl-L-alanine amidase: MTSKQRIRLALALTTASTFGLALLSPVAQATSPGTRPECPRTLDCEWAPAAYQQTGDPADKETYGNYDTADRPHTAKIKYIVLHDTEETFDKTLQIFQDPHSQTSAHYVVRSGDGHVAQMVKDKGIAWQAGNWYINQQSIGIEQEGVATEGSKWFTPAMYRSTAALVRYLAAKYDIPLDRQHIIGHDNVPPTSTSGTAAMHWDPGPYWDWDYFMKLVGRPTVPSAPPSSQLVTISPVFKENIQKFRDCEKNLDLPAQASSAVPLHTGPSTGSPLFSDPALHTDGKPGTNCAADWGSKISASQQAVVAGRAPGWTAIWWYGQKAWFQSPAHTRTTTPTSGYVVRPKAGRTDVPVYGVAYPDKGEYPADFTAGRLGTPLKYTIKQGQAYPGGGEAPTGYYYAPTIDASYPYDHTYFPGATRYVTVQIGHRVAFVKASDVDIVRIR; the protein is encoded by the coding sequence ATGACATCCAAGCAGCGGATCAGACTCGCGCTCGCGCTGACCACCGCGAGCACCTTCGGCCTCGCCCTGCTCAGCCCGGTGGCGCAGGCGACCTCCCCGGGTACCCGGCCGGAGTGCCCCCGCACCCTCGACTGCGAGTGGGCCCCCGCCGCCTATCAGCAGACCGGTGATCCCGCCGACAAGGAGACGTACGGCAACTACGACACCGCGGACCGGCCGCACACCGCGAAGATCAAGTACATCGTCCTGCACGACACCGAGGAAACCTTCGACAAGACACTGCAGATCTTCCAGGACCCGCACAGCCAGACCTCCGCCCACTACGTGGTCCGCTCCGGGGACGGTCATGTGGCGCAGATGGTCAAGGACAAGGGCATCGCCTGGCAGGCGGGCAACTGGTACATCAACCAGCAGTCCATCGGGATCGAGCAGGAAGGGGTGGCGACCGAGGGCTCCAAGTGGTTCACCCCGGCGATGTACCGCTCGACGGCCGCGCTCGTGCGCTATCTCGCGGCCAAGTACGACATCCCGCTGGACCGCCAGCACATCATCGGCCACGACAACGTCCCGCCCACCAGCACCTCCGGGACGGCGGCCATGCACTGGGACCCCGGACCGTACTGGGACTGGGACTACTTCATGAAGCTGGTGGGCAGGCCCACCGTCCCGTCCGCCCCGCCCAGCAGTCAACTCGTCACCATCAGCCCGGTGTTCAAGGAGAACATCCAGAAGTTCCGCGACTGCGAGAAGAACCTGGACCTCCCCGCGCAGGCGTCGAGCGCGGTGCCCCTCCACACCGGGCCCTCCACCGGATCACCGCTCTTCTCCGACCCGGCACTGCACACCGACGGCAAGCCCGGCACCAACTGCGCCGCCGACTGGGGCAGCAAGATCAGCGCATCACAGCAGGCCGTGGTCGCCGGCCGCGCACCCGGCTGGACCGCGATCTGGTGGTACGGCCAGAAGGCCTGGTTCCAGAGCCCGGCGCACACCAGGACCACCACACCCACGTCCGGATACGTGGTCAGGCCGAAGGCCGGCCGGACCGATGTGCCGGTGTACGGGGTGGCCTACCCGGACAAGGGCGAGTACCCGGCGGACTTCACCGCCGGCCGGCTGGGCACGCCCCTCAAGTACACGATCAAGCAGGGCCAGGCCTACCCCGGCGGCGGCGAGGCGCCCACCGGCTACTACTACGCGCCGACGATCGACGCCTCCTACCCCTACGACCACACGTACTTCCCCGGCGCCACCAGGTACGTGACCGTGCAGATCGGACACCGGGTGGCCTTCGTCAAGGCGTCCGACGTCGACATCGTGCGCATCCGCTGA
- a CDS encoding Zn-ribbon domain-containing OB-fold protein, with the protein MTAAPSPEVLRAPLVVEFPFTRSLGPVQSAFLTGLRERTVLGVRTGDGTVLVPPVEYDPATADEIRDLVEVAPTGTVTTWAWEASPRRGQPLTTPFAWVLVKLDGADTALLHVLDAPGPGAVHSGQRVRIRWAAERTGAITDIACFEPYESEGDGDGGSGAAPGTAAPAHSGLFDDLVTGITAPARLDYVYSPGRAQSDYINALADRKTVGERCPSCAKVYVPPRGACPTCGVATTDRVEVGPAGTLTTYCIVNIKARGLDIEVPYVYGHIALDGAGLALHGRIGGIPYDQVRMGLRVEPVWTEGARFPDHYRPTGEPDADYDTYKELI; encoded by the coding sequence ATGACAGCCGCTCCCTCACCGGAGGTGCTCCGCGCCCCCCTCGTCGTCGAGTTCCCCTTCACCCGCTCCCTCGGACCCGTGCAGAGCGCCTTCCTCACCGGGCTGCGCGAGCGCACCGTACTGGGGGTGCGGACCGGCGACGGCACGGTCCTCGTCCCACCGGTCGAGTACGACCCCGCCACCGCCGACGAGATACGCGACCTGGTCGAGGTCGCCCCCACCGGCACCGTCACCACCTGGGCCTGGGAGGCGTCCCCGCGCCGCGGCCAGCCACTCACGACACCCTTCGCCTGGGTCCTGGTGAAACTCGACGGCGCCGACACCGCCCTGCTGCACGTTCTCGACGCCCCGGGGCCCGGAGCCGTGCACTCCGGGCAGCGCGTACGCATCCGCTGGGCCGCCGAACGCACCGGAGCCATCACGGACATCGCCTGCTTCGAGCCGTACGAGAGCGAGGGCGATGGCGACGGCGGGAGCGGGGCCGCGCCCGGGACCGCCGCGCCCGCGCACAGCGGACTGTTCGACGACCTCGTCACCGGCATCACCGCCCCCGCACGCCTCGACTACGTCTACAGCCCCGGCCGCGCACAGAGTGACTACATCAACGCGCTCGCCGACCGGAAGACCGTCGGCGAGCGCTGCCCCTCCTGCGCCAAGGTCTACGTACCCCCGCGCGGCGCCTGCCCCACCTGCGGGGTCGCGACGACCGACCGGGTCGAGGTCGGCCCCGCCGGCACCCTCACCACGTACTGCATCGTCAACATCAAGGCCCGCGGCCTCGACATCGAAGTGCCCTACGTCTACGGGCACATCGCCCTCGACGGCGCGGGCCTCGCACTGCACGGCCGGATCGGCGGCATCCCGTACGACCAGGTGCGGATGGGGCTGCGCGTCGAGCCGGTGTGGACCGAGGGGGCCCGCTTCCCCGACCACTACCGGCCCACCGGCGAGCCCGACGCCGACTACGACACGTACAAGGAGCTGATCTGA
- a CDS encoding MFS transporter, producing the protein MADIATKYTGGPTGRGRLHPAWRVAAVAALAIVAAGAFTTMAGLFTEPLHREFGWSHGSIGLAASVNMVVYGVVAPFSAALMDRFGLRRVVGAALAAVAAGALLSTAMSAPWQYVLTWGLLIGFGSGAMALTFAATVTQRWFVRRRGLVSGVLTAAGVFGQFVFLPVLSWVVADHGWRTAAVLLTLVACAALPLALMLLRDHPADAGVRAYGAQRFTPKPAALPGAAARTVRVLGTVARGAPFWLLAATFAICGASTNGVMWTHFTPAAHDHGMPATTASSLLALVGVFNVAGTVLSGWLTDRLDPRRLLAVYYALRGLTLLCLPVLMSATVRPPMVAFVVVFGLLDVATVPPTLALCRELYGADSAIVFGWVAAAHQLGAGLAAFLGGAARDAFGSYDPLWIAIGAVCGAGALLALLIARPAGRCGTVAGPGLR; encoded by the coding sequence ATGGCTGATATCGCGACGAAGTACACGGGCGGCCCGACGGGGCGCGGGCGGCTGCATCCCGCCTGGCGGGTGGCGGCGGTGGCGGCGCTGGCGATCGTGGCCGCGGGAGCTTTCACCACGATGGCGGGACTGTTCACGGAGCCGCTGCACCGGGAGTTCGGCTGGTCGCACGGGTCGATCGGCCTGGCGGCCTCGGTGAACATGGTGGTGTACGGGGTCGTCGCCCCGTTCTCGGCCGCGCTGATGGACCGGTTCGGGCTGCGGCGCGTGGTGGGCGCGGCGCTGGCCGCCGTCGCCGCGGGTGCTCTGCTCAGCACGGCGATGAGCGCTCCCTGGCAGTACGTACTGACCTGGGGCCTGCTGATCGGGTTCGGCTCGGGCGCGATGGCGCTGACCTTCGCAGCGACCGTCACGCAACGCTGGTTCGTCCGGCGGCGCGGGCTGGTCAGCGGGGTACTCACGGCCGCCGGGGTCTTCGGGCAGTTCGTCTTCCTTCCGGTGCTTTCGTGGGTGGTCGCGGATCACGGGTGGCGGACGGCCGCGGTGCTGCTGACGCTGGTCGCGTGCGCCGCACTGCCCCTGGCGCTGATGCTGCTGCGGGACCACCCCGCCGACGCGGGCGTACGGGCTTACGGCGCTCAGCGGTTCACCCCGAAGCCGGCGGCCCTGCCGGGTGCGGCCGCCCGTACGGTGCGGGTCCTTGGCACGGTGGCGCGCGGCGCCCCGTTCTGGCTGCTCGCGGCCACCTTCGCGATCTGCGGCGCCTCGACCAACGGCGTGATGTGGACGCACTTCACCCCGGCCGCCCACGACCACGGGATGCCCGCGACCACGGCGTCCTCGCTGCTCGCACTGGTCGGTGTCTTCAATGTCGCGGGCACGGTCCTCTCCGGCTGGCTGACCGACCGTCTGGATCCGCGGAGGCTGCTCGCCGTGTACTACGCGCTGCGCGGTCTGACGCTGCTCTGCCTGCCGGTGCTGATGTCCGCCACGGTCCGGCCGCCGATGGTCGCCTTCGTGGTGGTGTTCGGGCTGCTCGACGTGGCCACCGTGCCGCCGACTCTCGCGCTCTGCAGGGAGCTGTACGGGGCGGACAGCGCGATCGTCTTCGGCTGGGTGGCCGCCGCGCACCAACTGGGCGCCGGTCTCGCCGCGTTCCTCGGCGGGGCGGCACGGGACGCGTTCGGCTCGTACGACCCGCTGTGGATCGCGATCGGCGCGGTCTGCGGCGCCGGGGCGCTGCTCGCGCTGCTGATCGCGCGGCCCGCCGGCCGGTGCGGCACGGTGGCGGGTCCGGGTCTCCGCTGA
- a CDS encoding acyl-CoA synthetase — protein MEYNLADLFESVVDAVPDREALVFIDHPGTGAERRLTYAALDTAANRIAHHLAGSGIRPGEHLGLHLYNGVEYLQTVLACLKARIVPVNVNYRYVEEELIYLYRDADLAALVFDGEFTERVAAALPKTEKLRHLIRVGEPPEGAPEPGIRPVAYADAEAAGSPERGFGPRSADDQFIIYTGGTTGMPKGVMWRAEDLFFSGLGGGAPTGEPVGAPEELAERVAAGGDGITFFPTPPLMHGTSTLTAFIAFNFGQRVVIHRKFAPEEVLRTIEKEKVTSVSLVGDAMLRPLIDALSGPLSGTDCSSLFSVSSSGAIMSETVRAQFQELVPTATLLNNFGSSESGFNGTATPDSGPDKGFRLRMNSRTAVVDPATYRQVAVGEVGRIAQRGHVPLGYYNDPEKTAETFFRTDGERWVLLGDMATVDEEGIVTVLGRGSQCINTGGEKVYPEEVEQALKSHPDVYDALVAGVPDARWGNHVAAVVQVRPGAQEPSLDDIQAHCRSRIAGYKVPRQLVIAPEIQRSPSGKADYRWARGVAVAAD, from the coding sequence GTGGAGTACAACCTTGCCGACCTGTTCGAGTCCGTCGTCGACGCGGTCCCGGACCGCGAGGCGCTCGTGTTCATCGACCATCCCGGTACGGGGGCGGAGCGCAGACTCACGTACGCCGCACTGGACACCGCGGCCAACCGCATCGCGCACCATCTGGCCGGCAGCGGAATCCGCCCGGGTGAGCACCTGGGGCTGCACCTCTACAACGGGGTGGAGTATCTGCAGACCGTACTCGCCTGCCTCAAGGCGCGTATCGTGCCGGTGAATGTCAACTACCGTTATGTCGAAGAGGAGTTGATCTACCTCTACCGGGACGCGGATCTGGCGGCGCTGGTCTTCGACGGCGAGTTCACCGAGCGGGTCGCGGCGGCGCTGCCGAAGACCGAGAAGCTGCGCCACCTGATACGGGTCGGCGAGCCCCCCGAGGGGGCGCCGGAGCCCGGCATCCGGCCCGTGGCGTACGCCGACGCGGAGGCGGCCGGGTCCCCGGAGCGCGGCTTCGGACCCCGGTCGGCCGACGACCAGTTCATCATCTACACCGGCGGCACCACCGGGATGCCGAAGGGCGTGATGTGGCGTGCGGAGGACCTGTTCTTCTCCGGCCTCGGCGGCGGCGCCCCCACCGGCGAGCCGGTCGGCGCGCCGGAGGAACTGGCCGAGCGGGTCGCGGCGGGCGGCGACGGGATCACCTTCTTCCCCACTCCCCCGCTGATGCACGGCACGTCAACGCTGACCGCCTTCATCGCGTTCAACTTCGGCCAGCGGGTCGTGATCCACCGGAAGTTCGCCCCGGAGGAGGTGCTCCGCACCATCGAGAAGGAGAAGGTCACCAGTGTGTCGCTGGTCGGCGACGCGATGCTGCGACCGCTGATCGACGCGCTCAGCGGGCCGCTCAGCGGCACCGACTGCTCCTCGCTGTTCAGCGTCTCCAGTTCGGGCGCCATCATGTCGGAGACGGTGCGCGCACAGTTCCAGGAGCTGGTGCCGACGGCGACGCTGCTGAACAACTTCGGCTCGTCGGAGTCCGGGTTCAATGGCACGGCGACCCCCGACTCGGGCCCCGACAAGGGGTTCAGGCTGCGGATGAACTCCCGTACGGCGGTGGTCGATCCGGCCACCTACCGGCAGGTGGCCGTCGGCGAGGTGGGCCGGATCGCACAGCGCGGACATGTCCCGCTCGGCTACTACAACGACCCGGAGAAGACGGCCGAGACCTTCTTCCGGACCGACGGCGAGCGATGGGTGCTGCTCGGCGACATGGCGACCGTCGACGAGGAGGGCATCGTCACCGTCCTGGGGCGCGGCTCGCAGTGCATCAACACCGGTGGCGAGAAGGTGTATCCGGAGGAGGTCGAACAGGCCCTCAAGTCCCACCCCGATGTGTACGACGCCCTGGTCGCCGGGGTGCCGGACGCCCGGTGGGGCAACCATGTGGCGGCCGTGGTGCAGGTACGCCCCGGGGCGCAGGAACCCAGCCTGGACGACATCCAGGCGCACTGCCGCAGCAGGATCGCCGGGTACAAGGTGCCCAGGCAGCTGGTGATAGCACCGGAGATCCAGCGCTCGCCGAGCGGCAAGGCCGACTACCGCTGGGCGCGTGGGGTGGCGGTCGCCGCCGACTGA
- a CDS encoding GlxA family transcriptional regulator codes for MTLFGDTAGPGRRHRVAVLVRHGLLPMELGIVHRLFRGAVSAAGEPLYTVLTCTVEPGEIRTEADVTVNVTLGPELLTEADTVVVPASDEDYCPREAPYLPPALADAFARIRPGTRLASICTGSFVLAAAGFLDGRRATTHWRSAADLRRLHPAVEVDPDVLYTDDRGVLTSAGVASGIDLCLHMIRSDHGAAVANAVARATVVPPHREGGQAQFVPCPVPAPAPLPTGAARAWALEHLGERITLDELAARAAMSTRTFSRRFCQEVGLTPVQWLTQRRVDLARQLLEETDLPVDRVAADAGFGTAASFRNHLHEALGVSPSAYRATFRGSARPDRPDPVQPPANQSAATATPRAQR; via the coding sequence ATGACCCTCTTCGGTGACACAGCAGGCCCCGGCCGCCGCCACCGGGTGGCCGTACTCGTGCGCCACGGGCTGCTCCCCATGGAACTCGGCATCGTCCACCGGCTGTTCAGAGGCGCCGTATCAGCGGCGGGCGAGCCGCTGTACACAGTTCTGACCTGCACGGTTGAGCCCGGGGAGATCCGGACCGAGGCCGATGTGACCGTCAATGTCACCCTCGGGCCCGAACTGCTCACCGAGGCGGACACCGTGGTCGTTCCCGCATCGGACGAGGACTACTGCCCGCGCGAAGCCCCGTATCTGCCGCCCGCGCTCGCCGACGCCTTCGCGCGGATCCGCCCGGGGACCCGACTCGCCTCCATCTGCACCGGCTCCTTCGTGCTGGCCGCGGCCGGATTCCTGGACGGCAGGCGCGCCACCACCCACTGGCGCTCGGCCGCCGACCTGCGGCGGCTCCACCCGGCGGTGGAGGTCGATCCCGATGTGCTCTACACCGACGACCGGGGCGTCCTCACCTCGGCCGGTGTGGCCTCGGGCATCGATCTCTGCCTGCACATGATCCGCAGCGACCACGGCGCCGCCGTCGCCAACGCGGTGGCCCGCGCCACGGTGGTCCCGCCCCACCGCGAGGGCGGCCAGGCGCAGTTCGTGCCTTGCCCGGTTCCTGCCCCCGCACCGCTGCCGACCGGCGCGGCGCGCGCCTGGGCGCTGGAGCACCTGGGGGAGCGCATCACCCTGGACGAGCTGGCGGCCCGTGCCGCGATGAGCACCCGCACCTTCTCGCGCCGCTTCTGCCAGGAGGTCGGCCTCACCCCCGTCCAGTGGCTCACCCAGCGCCGGGTCGACCTGGCCAGACAGCTCCTGGAGGAGACCGACCTGCCGGTCGACCGGGTGGCGGCGGACGCCGGGTTCGGGACCGCGGCGTCCTTCCGTAACCATCTGCACGAGGCGCTCGGGGTCTCCCCGAGCGCCTACCGTGCCACTTTCCGCGGTTCCGCCCGGCCTGACCGCCCGGACCCGGTTCAGCCGCCGGCAAATCAGTCGGCGGCGACCGCCACCCCACGCGCCCAGCGGTAG
- a CDS encoding thiolase domain-containing protein codes for MRDIAIVAFAQSDHLRRTDECSEVEMVMPVLHSVLAQTGLKTSDIGFTCSGSSDYLAGRAFSFTMTLDGVGAWPPISESHVEMDGAWALYEAWVKLLTGEADTALVYSYGKSSPGSVRDVLTRQLDPYYVAPLWPDSVALAALQAQALIDAGETDEPALAGVATRSRGDAADNPHAQLPGARPQGDYLVRPLRTGDCPPIGDGAVAVVLAAGDRARDLCERPAWIRGMDHRIEAHSLGVRDLTDSPSARLAAERAGAFERPVDTAELHAPFTSQEVVLRKALRLGDDVRVNPSGGALAANPVMAAGLIRLGEAAARIQRGESDRALAHATSGPCLQQNLVAVLEGEAQ; via the coding sequence ATGCGGGACATCGCGATCGTCGCCTTCGCACAGAGCGACCACCTGCGGCGCACCGACGAGTGCTCCGAGGTCGAGATGGTGATGCCGGTCCTGCACAGCGTGCTCGCGCAGACCGGGCTGAAAACCAGCGACATCGGCTTCACCTGCTCCGGGTCGAGCGACTATCTGGCAGGACGGGCCTTCTCGTTCACGATGACCCTCGACGGCGTCGGAGCCTGGCCCCCGATCTCCGAGTCCCACGTGGAGATGGACGGGGCCTGGGCGCTGTACGAGGCGTGGGTGAAACTGCTGACCGGCGAGGCCGACACCGCCCTCGTCTACTCCTACGGCAAGTCCTCACCCGGGTCGGTGAGGGACGTACTGACCAGGCAGCTCGACCCGTACTACGTCGCCCCGCTCTGGCCCGACTCCGTCGCGCTCGCCGCGCTCCAGGCGCAGGCGCTGATCGACGCCGGCGAGACCGACGAGCCCGCGCTCGCCGGGGTCGCCACCCGCAGCCGTGGCGACGCGGCCGACAACCCGCACGCCCAACTGCCCGGTGCCAGGCCGCAGGGCGACTACCTGGTGCGGCCGCTGCGCACCGGCGACTGCCCGCCCATCGGGGACGGCGCGGTGGCCGTCGTGCTGGCGGCGGGCGACCGGGCGCGCGACCTGTGCGAGCGGCCCGCCTGGATCCGGGGGATGGACCACCGCATCGAGGCCCACAGCCTCGGCGTACGCGACCTCACGGACTCGCCGTCCGCCCGGCTGGCCGCCGAACGGGCCGGGGCCTTCGAACGCCCCGTCGACACCGCCGAACTGCACGCGCCCTTCACCTCCCAGGAGGTCGTCCTGCGCAAGGCGCTCCGGCTCGGCGACGACGTACGCGTCAACCCGTCGGGCGGCGCCCTCGCCGCCAACCCCGTCATGGCGGCCGGGCTCATCCGGCTCGGCGAGGCCGCGGCCCGGATCCAGCGCGGCGAGTCCGACCGGGCCCTCGCGCACGCCACATCCGGCCCGTGCCTGCAACAGAATCTGGTCGCCGTCCTCGAAGGAGAGGCCCAGTGA